The window GCAGCTCGGCCGCGCGGTGCTCCGCGTAGGCGACGAGGTGCTTGCGGGCGTGCCGGTTGCCGTTCTCGGGGCCGAAACACGCGACGAGCGCATCGAAGTGCTCCAGCGCCGCGTCGCGTCGATCGACGAGGCACGGCATCGTCCAGGCCTCGCCGCGCAGCGCCGCCGCGATCTCGCCGACGAGCCAGGGGCGCCCGACCGCAGCCCGGCCGACCATCACGGCGTCGGCGCCCGACGCGCGCAGCATGGCGCGCGCGTCGGCCACGGAGGCGCAGTCGCCGTTGACCACCACGGGGATCGACACGGCGCGCTTGACGGCCGCCACCGCGGCCCAGTCGGCTCGGCCCTTGTAGAACTGCTGGCGCGTGCGGCCGTGAACGGTGACGAGCGCGACGCCCTCGGCCTCGGCCCGGCGCGCGAGCTCCGGCGCGTTGCGGGCCGCGTCGTCCCAGCCGAGCCGCATCTTGACGGTGACCGGCACCGTCACCGCGGCCACCGTCGCGCGGATCAACTCCACGGCGGCGTCGAGGTCCCGCATCAGCGCGGAGCCGGCGAGGCCGCCCGTCACCTTCTTGGCGGGGCAGCCCATGTTGATGTCGACCGCTACGGCGCCCCCTTCCGCCGCGGCGCGGGCGCCCTCGGCCAGCGCCTCGGCGCGACAGCCCGCGATCTGCACCACGTGGGGGTCGAGCCCGGCGCCGGCGGCCCGCGCGAGGCTCGCCGCCTCCCCGCGCGCCAGATGATCCCCGACCACCATCTCGGACACGGTGAGGGACGCGCCGAAGCGCTGTGCGGCGCGGCGCATGCCGAGATCGGTGACGCCGGCCATCGGCGCCAGGAGCGCGCGGCCGCTCAGCGTGCGCGGCCCGAGGCGGATCGGCGCTCCATCGTGCCCCGCGATCGTTCGATCGGCGGCCGCGTCGGCGGGTGATGTCATCGTGGTCCGGCACCCGGCGCGCCCGCGACCGCGGGAGGCGGTGCCGCTTCGCGCGCCAATCGAAGAACTGCTCACATCATAATCATCGGGCGCACGACGGCAACTCCACCGATCCGCGGGGCAGATCCGACCATCGTTCAGAACGGTGGCACGGTTCCGGGCAGCCACCGCCCGCGCATCCACCGCCGCGCGACCGCTTCGACGCGTCGAGCGTAGTCCGGGAGGACGGGACCGAGGAGCGGAAGCTCCATCGCTTCCGCCATGTCCGAGACGCCGCGGGGATCGATGTCCCGCCTGGCCGCGGCGGCGTGCCGGGCGATCTCCAATTCCTGTCCCCAGAAATAGACGGCGTCGGCTCGCACGTTGGCCTGCATGCGTCGGACCTCTTCGACGCGCCCGTCCGACACCAACGGCAGCCATATATCGGGCATCAGCAGGTCCACGCGCGCGCGGGCCGTCCACGCATAGGCGTCGCCGTGCTCGATCCGGACCTTGTCGCGGGCGTGGTCCGGAAGCTGTGCGAAGACGGCGAGGTCGCGATGCAGGTCCAGCACGTCCTCGTCGCGCTCGACCACGGTCACGGCGGTCACCTCCGGTCGGAGCGCGCAGGCGGCCGCGGCCCAACCCATCCCGAGCCCGAAGATAAGGACGTGGCCGCGAGCGTGGCGGACGCCGATCTCCTGGCTCTCGATCTCGAGCGGCGTGGTCGACATCCACGTTTTCCCGCCGCGCATGAGGGCGGCCATGCCCCGCACGAGGCTCGGCGGAGACCAGTATCCGGGGCAGAGCACGGCCTCCACGATCCGGAGATCCCAGGCGCCCCGGCGCATCGGCCTGTAGACGGGCACGAAAAGGTCGGTCTGGAAGAAGGGCAGGTCCGGTGCGGTCATCGCGGGCCCTTTCTGTCCGACGCCGCGCGCCGGTCGTTGCGGTGCGGATCGCGGCGCAGGGATGCGCGATCGGGGATTGTGGCGGACCGGATCGGGTCTGGATCCCGGTCGGGAGTCAAGGGCCTGCCTCGACTCAGGCAGCGGTGGACGAGAAGCGGCCGTCCCGGCCCGGGAGGCCCACCGCCGTTTGACGGCGCGGCCG is drawn from Lichenibacterium dinghuense and contains these coding sequences:
- the dusB gene encoding tRNA dihydrouridine synthase DusB, producing MTSPADAAADRTIAGHDGAPIRLGPRTLSGRALLAPMAGVTDLGMRRAAQRFGASLTVSEMVVGDHLARGEAASLARAAGAGLDPHVVQIAGCRAEALAEGARAAAEGGAVAVDINMGCPAKKVTGGLAGSALMRDLDAAVELIRATVAAVTVPVTVKMRLGWDDAARNAPELARRAEAEGVALVTVHGRTRQQFYKGRADWAAVAAVKRAVSIPVVVNGDCASVADARAMLRASGADAVMVGRAAVGRPWLVGEIAAALRGEAWTMPCLVDRRDAALEHFDALVACFGPENGNRHARKHLVAYAEHRAAELRGDPGAAAACGTLRAAMATSGDHRATRRMLAELFDLNADLDIAA